TCATTGCTTACAGAGTGGAGAGTGGAATTTGAGGGTGCCAGCAGCAGACAGAGTGATagagtgtgcgcgtgtgtgtgtgtgtgtgtgtNTCGGTACTCAAATTCCATACGATAGAACTAGTCTAATCCttaacacacatatacagtacacacagttaCTTGAACATCTTTCCTTAATTGACTGTATAGTAGCAATAGGACAGGAGMAWGTTAACAMGTTTTCAGCTAAAARGTACACTAAAACATTAGTCAGAGACTGATGATGCAAAGTGTTGTGTAACCATGAATTACAACGTGTCCGTGTTTAGAGAGTGCCAGCAATCGCCTACAGAGAGGAAGAGTTGGTGCATTGCTTACAGAGTGGAGAGGGGACTTTTGAGGGTGCCAGCagcagagagagtgatggagtgtgtgcgtgtgtgtgtgtgtgtgtgcgcgcatttaTGCATTTATTTATAATGTCTCTATTCTGGTGTGTGTTACATTCAGAATGTAAAGTATCTCATTATAGCATAGCTGAAGGACTGGAGCGGTAGGCCCTAAAACACACTGATCCTCAGATTATATCCCCAGTGTGACAAATCGGCCAATCCAGCGAGGCTATAGGACGAGGCAGACAGGGCTTATGGACAATATCCCACGCCGGCCGCAAACCATGTTTATACATGAGTAGGTGGAGATTCCCGTAACACACCAGGACTGGGATGTGGTTAATGGACCTTTTTTTCTCTCGGTTTTCTTTTCTGTCTCCTCCCCTGATTGTCTACCTCTCTATTTATCTtcttctctgtctatctctctcttgctctctctctttatttctgctccctctgtctcttaATACCCTATCTCCCttaattctctctctgtctctctgtctgtctctctctccctccttctctttccagAGCTCGGCTCCAACCCCCTGAAGAGTGCAGGGGTTGAGGCTGGGGCGTTCGGKGCCCTGAAGAAGGTCTCATACATCCGCATTGCAgacaccaacctgacagagatccCCAAAGGTACTGCCCTCTCTGGTCACCCCATCACAaatcatccttccttccttccagtcCCTTGAAGGGATCAATAGAAATCTAACACAAGGCTAGGTATGAGCAGAGAGCCATtacatagctttcacctatccAGTCATGTCAGATCATTTCACTGTGTGGATCCAACTGAAGAATATGGAAAATAACATGTCATTTCAATAAAGGATGGCTGTAGGGATTTTGAccacactacaacaacaaaagatgtattcaacatactgtatatttctaaggcaaccagctgcaatgGGATTGTGAAAATGtttgttgagcaaactcacaacAATAGTTGGTGTGTGAACATTTTGTTGAGCATACTCACAATTGCAACTTAATGCCTTTCAATTGTACRTTGAATCAACATCTTTTTGTTTTACAGTGCAGGGCCTGAATCTMTATTTTCAACCAGGACTGGTTTGAATASTTCACAGCTCAATAGCTCCAGCTAAAACAAAGGAATTCAAGTTAACAGTGAGGATCTCTTACTCAATCGACCACAGCCAAAATCATCAATCATCTTGCACTGCARGAATGCACATTTGGATTGATAGGCTCMACTGAACAATGGTTACAGTGTGGAACCAAGAGAGGAAAACTAAAACAGMATATTCATTCAAAGGCGTGTAACATGAATGTTATCTGGCCTATTGTGGGAATCTGGCCACCAGTTCAGATCGAATAGTACTCAGAGAGAGATCCTCTAATCTAATGCTTTAATACGAATAGAAGGGATGAAGGAGAGGCCTCTGGATGTTAGAGGCTGCGTCTGAgttggcatcctattccctatagtgcactattacctagtcaaaagtagtgcactagggattagggtgccatttcagatgcattaGAATTAGTATGGATTCAGAGTCCTACTGGCATACTGTACGTAGACATTAACCACTTACCTTCCCCTCACCACAACTGCTGTGGTTTCCCCGGTTGTTTGTCCTCTCGTCATTGTCTCTCTCCTGTGGGTTGCCAGGtctgccctcctccctctccgaGCTCCACCTGGACAGCAACAAGATCACCAAGGTGCAGGCGGACAACCTGAAGGGCCTCAAGAACCTGGCTAAGTAAAGATGTTTCAACACTTCTACTCAATGtttcaaaaacgtttttttcaaAAACGTTTCATAAATGCTCTTGACGAGGACAAAGCATGCTTACAGTATTCTTCTTCACTGTATTTGATGAGTGGGTCAACACTTCATAAGTAGTCCTGTAGTGGGATATTGGGTCCATCTCTAGACAACAGtgccccgcacacacacacacaccctagtaTGTATTTCAAACCTCAGCAACAATCCTGGGTTAGTCACCAATTCAGTTATATAAGGAGTATTTGAATTGATGCGGTACTTCTTGGCATTAATGCCACTAGTGTTTTTTGTACCACATCGTCCCATTCACTGGTACTCTGCTGCtagtactgtctctctctctctctctctctctgtgtctctctctgtgtctctctgtgtgcctctgtctctctctgtctctctcggtgtctctgtgtctgtctctctgtctctctctgtctctctctgtgtctctctgtgtgtctctctctgtgtctctctgtgtgtctctctgtctctctctgtctctccaaccAGACAGACTCACTCAGAGAACCCAACTCCtggttctctctcactccctgtggCTGTGCCTGTCagatctctctcattctgtcactctctctctgtctctctctctctgactctcattGAGACATTAGGGGCGTTGATTTATCAAGGCATTATGTGTTTGAGAGTTTTAACAAAATGCATATGAAAGCAATGTTTCTGAAAATCAACAGCTGGGTTTATAAGATCACTGCTTCGAGGGTAGGAAAAGACTCATGCCAAAGTAGGGAGACTAATCAACAGAAATATACTCTCATGCAGTACAAGGCAGTTTATTTTGGAAGAGCTGCAGGATTCActgaaaatattattttaaattttCTGGATCGGCAACACGTTCGCTAGCGAGTATTTCATTTTGTCAACGATGTTGGTCCCTTGGCAAAAGTAGAACCTCTTTCTCATTTGCTAGTCTACATTCTGCCCATGGTTTTCATTGGCAGAAAACCAGTTTGTGTCTTTCCCATTGGAtgttttctttcctctttctctcatttgtttttatacattCTGTACGTTGACTTGTAGGGACAGCTCAGGGCTTCATGCCCTCTTATATCGCTCTTCTTCTGTACCTCTGTCTCATTGGCTCTTTTACACATCGTGTCtctgtcccattggctctgacACATTCTGTGTCTCTCCCCATTGGYTGGTTTGTCTCCTAGGCTGGGTCTAAGCTACAATGAGATCAGCCAGGTGGAGAACGGTTCTCTGGCCATGGTTCCTCACCTCAGAGAGCTTCACCTGGACAACAATGCCCTCACCACCGTGCCTGCAGGCCTGCCTGACCACAAGTACATCCAGGTGGGTTCCACCGGACACACAGGTGTCCCGTCACACCTGGGAGAATGGGTARAGGCTTCATGTCCATGAATGTTCCACCTCACACAGGGTTTTSTCAGGAGGGTGTAACCATTACAGATCAatctcatgatgatgatgatgaaataaaatataaataagttGATTAACACAGAAAKGACCTTTCTWTATAYGCAATGTTCATTTCCAGACAtccctccctctaaccactcATTGTGGTTGATATGTTCCCAGGTGATCTACCTCCACAGCAACAAGATAGGGGTGGTGGGCACCCAGGACTTCTGCCCACCAGGCTACAATACCAAGAAGGCCATGTACTCTGGCATCAGCCTGTTCTCCAACCCCGTCCCTTACTGGGAGGTGCAGCCCATCACCTTCCGCTGTGTGTTCGACCGCTCCGCCATCCAGCTGGGCAACTACAGGAAGAAGTAGAGAAAAAGTAGtccaccccagagagagagagagagtgtgtgtgtgtgtgtgtgtgtgtgtgtgtgtgtgtgtgtgtgtgtNtgtgtgtgtgtgtgtgtgtgtgtgtgtgtgtgtgtgtgtgtgtgtgtgtgtgtgtgtgaaccgcAGCCCCCCATCCACCCCACAACACTGATCGGCAACTTTATCCCCATTTTAAAACCATAGCGAACATCCAATACAGTTTTAACAGTTACAGTACTTAATGTTTTCATGAGCAAAGACAGAACAGTTACAAAACTCAGTACCAAACCTTCCATAGATGGCTTAGTAATAACTCAAACCAGCTCTGTATGCAAACAGTTGATTTATAATAGTCCATGTGCCATTTGTACATTTCATATTCTACAACAGTAATCACTGGCATTATCCTGTAACAGGTCTTCCATACACAATAAACCGTCAACTCATGAAATACTGTAACACTAACTCATGGTAGTTACCTGTCAAAAAGCTCAACTTAAAGGGGATGTCacccacttttcaacctcattttcattatATCCATTACAATACCAtcgtctacatatgtgaaaacgtcacatttctatgttttggagaAAACAAATATGAAGTTAAAAAGATGACATCATCAAGAAAATACCATCatccctctggctagaaactcgTTGCGGGTTTTGAAAAGCACTGTTTGTTTTGAACTTTTAagcctgtgatgtcacagagaagcctTTTATTAGgacctttcttcttctctttttaacCACAGAGCATAGACAAAACAACGTGTCGTTTTCACACATGTAGACACTgatatggtgctggagataatgaatatgaggttgaaaagtggcggaattgTCCTTTAACAGAAGACTGTGCATTGGTTttgaagtgtgtgccctcagattGCATGACTgaaatgttattttgtgtgtgaaagaaacattatgaaagacaacaaaatattttcaacaacaacaaaaaatatatatgaccaCTTTGAAAATATGTACACGATTAACCCTTTAATACCTCACACATGTCAGCTGGTTGAGATTGGCTGAAAAATCTGAATTTGACCGGTGTAGATCTTTTGTGTGCAACAAGCCTTTACGTGCATAAATCTGTGACAATTACAGTAGGTAAGCTGACCTGCGGAGCGGGCAGCAAAGGGTTAACTCGTGTCTTAATACCATTAACACCAGCTAGGATACTAGAATGCACTAGAGTATATTACCTGTGTAGTAGCTAGCGTTCAAAGTGTACCTTTACAATATGTCGTACTATTTGAAAGAATTCCGATTTTCTTTCTTTCACATTGTAGTCGATTGCCATGTCTCCTGCTTGCTTCACTGTTGATttcaattttgttgtttttactaAATGTTCCAACAGTTTAAAGATTTAAGATTTTCCATAAAGCATTTATTTCTTCTTCTTCACATTCCATTCCCCCATCTGTCATGTAACATCAGCTCATACAACCAAGATGAAAATAGCTCTTAAAGATGTAGAATAAACAATATATACGTTCTGAAACAGAAGCCATGCCCAAAGATCTATACGCATGCTTTTCTTCATTTGActtgaagcacggtggtggttTCTGGGATGCCATGCTAAtgcctgttttctttctcttcttttttacTTTGCCTttcttttgttcttttttttaagtCTGAAGAGAATTGGAGGCTGCAGGCGGACTGTCATGCCTTCAGTGCCCATGTTAGTGTGAATGTTTGTATGTATAGACGCTGTATATAAatgctgtataaaaaaaaactctcATTGCTTATTAAAAGCACAAGCACTTACAGTAGTTCAGACTTAATATATCAACAATAAAGATGTTCCTCTCTTTTTTCTGAGCAGGGGCTCCGCCTAAGGCGTCCTGAACCAAATAAAAATACCAATTAAAAAGCAGCATTTTTCTGGGGGTGTCGCCATCAGAGGTCATAACCCTTGGTATGTCCACGTTGTGTGTGTCGTTGTCATAGAGTTGGAAAGAGGGCCCACCTCCTATCTTTRACATTATTGCTTCTGTGATAGCATAGGTTTTGTGGMAAGTGYKCCCTCTWACCAWCTCTATGKTCGGTGTGTGGAGGGCTCTACTTGCCCTGTCACTAGATGGAGCTGTAATATCTATGGAACAGTCAAACGAGTATAGACTTCAYAGTGATGGACGGAGTTTCCAGGTGAACAAGGTYGTGAGGAGGAACAGGTGAGACACCGGAGAAAGCAggtgagaaagtattcacactgtaATATTCTACGGTCACACACCAAACACAGAGTACTGGAGAGACTCTTAGAACACTCTTAAACGTTGAAAGGCCCTCATAACAAGTAAGCATAAGTGATTTTGTGCAAAACAACAACTGTATCCATAAGGTGAAATATCAAGGCTTTAGGGGATTAATGGTCTATCAAGCCTGACTTGAATGGTGTATTTATAAGGGGcgatgttttctgtagttgccaGAACTATTGTTGCGCTGGCTCTCTGTTGTGGGGTTTTCAGAGAAGTTCAGGGAGGGGACTGGACATCTGAAACAAACAGGATCCAAGGTAAACAGTAAGAGTGAAGTAATGTAGATACACCAGAATAATATTATATCAACAACAAGCTGAAGGCAACAGTAGTGTTAAAACTCACATCGCTTCAGCGAATATGAgctacatttatggattttataTTAAATATTTAAATGCGACAACCAATCAAGTAAAATGTAAATTGCCTATGGTYGTGGTTGAATAGTCTTGGGTATCAAGATACATCGtaagtactgtatattgtttaATAGCTGACAGATTTGATACGAGGCCAGTGACACCCAGATAACTGTGGTAAAAACATGTCTGCTCTATAGGGGATATCTTCAGTCTTTTTCATGAATCCTACTCCCGCAACAGGCAGCATGCCCTGGACCTATGAACTATTGGAAGGTTGTGTTAACAACAAAGATAGACACTTTAAAACAAGTTTGCTCCAAttgactctttaaaaaaaaaacgtaggAAACCCGATATAGTATATTTACTGGAATAGTATTGATATCATCACGGTGTAAGATATGTCTGTAAGCCTCCATGATTCCTTACAGTTTTGGGTCACTTACACACACTGAGATACCAGACAATACACATATTGCATATTGACAGGGAGATATTTatacagcagtgtttcccaaacctctctGTGAGTACTCCCAACTGGTCAACTTATTTTCAAACCTAGATTAAAATCAGGTGCGctcagcctggcctcagagccatacgAAACATACTATACATATAGGcgagttggttgtttagcaacaaaaccaacgcgtgcgcaactatggggcaaaattagattgttgacaacatgtcaactatatttagtctccaaatgtttattgaaaacaagtaaatttgcacaatgagcacttgttgtctcttaaatacgttgttacagttgttggttagctagctagtgaattttagccatattagcattgacatgaaatcagtcaaaacacctaaaAACAAGAcgtggtatcaagaacaagattaaACTAGGTGAAACGAGCCACttatgattccccacatggcatcTTGTCATTTTTGCTAGCTTTCTGAtcgttcagaatcataacaaagCACGACTTCCGACCACATCGATGTGCGTGCATCATTTTCGTGACATTGTCAGCCAACACGTCTATTTCTGAGCACCTCTAAGACATATGATATGTACTAATGGTCTAGTTACTTCAGACAGAAAGTATggaggttggtcggggaggaAGGGTGGACTTAAACCGCGACTGTCTAgcaaaaggttgcatgttcaagtCACGTtggggacaactgtagcattttagcagGATTGGGtatgttactttctaaatgtaatccgttagttactaATTACTAGTCCAAAATTGTGAACAggaatgtaacttttggattacccaaactcagtcaaataatctgactactttcagtttcttttggattactttccccttaagaagcattagaagaagacaaaaaggatccatcaaatgcatttggtgtgtcatcctAGTAGTCTCTGACTTTCAAAGTATCTGGAATCCTATTACTGATTAGAATATTTTAGCTGGTAGcgtaactgattacagtttgTCTGTAATCAAATGTCATGTAACTGACTACGTAATCAGTTACTCCCAAATGTTGCATTTTAgtttaacccttcccctaacccttattcCTTAACCCAATTCACCTCACCTGGAATATATCAGATGAGGGAATGGTACAGTATTCTGGTGCACCTCTTGTCACAATGGGGCCTGTTATTTAGTGTGTAATACACAGTAATACTAAATGCTCTACAGAATGCTCTTCTCTAACAGAAGAAAAGGTAGGTGCCAAATAAGCCTATTCTACCAGAACACAAATTGCACTGTTCATCTAAAAACTGTAATTTCTAGAGAGATTTATGATTTTTATGACTTGCTGTATAATCAAACAAGGTCTTCAATTAAATAACTGTCCATAACATAAGGATTACCAGAGAGCTATTTGACTGGGCTGGAGTCCCAACCAGTAAGGTGATTGGTGGACGTTATAAGGAAGGTGGAGCATGTAGATCCATGACAGGAATGCATCAGTGTTGGAGCCTCTggcaactgcacacacacatctgttagTCACACCACAGGGCCATGGGTCTCCTGCCCCTCTCTGTCGCCCCCATGTGGTGGGTATTGGCTTCTCTCCATCGCTCTTTCTTTCGACcccctctgcacacacacacacacacacatgtgtgtgtgtgtgtgtgtgtgtgtgagtgtgtgtgcatgtgtgtgtatacataatGCACACCCGGGTTGGCaggtacatgcatgtgtgtgtgtatgagggagagACAGGCAGGAGAAGGTGCATGCATGACAGTGTGAATGTCTATATCCATGTGCCCACGTGTCAGAGTGAAACCGTGTCAGAGTGAAACCGTGTCAGAGTGaaactacagtatgtgtgagtgagacTACACTAGGTGTGAGTGAGACTACACTAGGTGTGAGTGAGACTACACTAGGTGTGAGTGaaactacagtatgtgtgagtgagacTACACTAGGTGTGAGTGaaactacagtatgtgtgagtgagacTACAGGTGTGAGTGAGACTACACTAGGTGTGAGTGAGACTACACTAGGTGTGAGTGAGCCTACACTAGGTGTGAGTGAGTCTACACTAGGTGTGAGTGAAACTGCACTAGGTGTGAGTGAGTCTACACTAGGTGTGACTGAGACTACACTAGGTGTGACTGAGACTACACTAGGTGTGACTGAGACTACACTAGGTGTGACTGAGACTACACTAGATGTGACTGAGTCTACACTAGGTGTAACTGAGACTACACTAGTTGTGACTGAgactacagtatgtgtgagtgagactgtagtatgtgtgagtgagacTACACTAGGTGTGAGAGAGATGCGTACTGTAATGTGAGTGAgacttacagtatgtgtgtgaatgagactactgtatgtgtgagagagactacACTAGGTGTGAGTGagactacagtatgtgtgtgagtgagactacattatgtgtgagtgagtctaCACTAAGTTGAGAGAGGACtatagtatgtgtgagtgagacTACACTAGGTGTGAGAGAGACTGCAGTATATGTGTGATTGAGACTACACTAGGTGTGAGAGAGACTGCAGTATATGTGTGACATAGACTGCAGTATGTTGTGTGAGTGAGACTACGTATGTgtgtcagtagactacagtatgtgtgagtgagacTACACTAGTGTGAGGAGGtcgacagtatgtgtgtgtgtgagtgagaacgacagtatgtgtgtgagtgagactaCGTATGTGTGTGAGGAGTAACTgcagtatgtgtgagtgagacaTGACAGTAATGTGTGAGTGAGACTACACTAGGTGTGAGTTAGACTTtcagtatgtgtgagtgagccTACACTAGGTGTGAGAGAGACtgcagtatgtgtgtgaatgagacTACACTAGGTGTGAGTG
This window of the Salvelinus sp. IW2-2015 unplaced genomic scaffold, ASM291031v2 Un_scaffold1982, whole genome shotgun sequence genome carries:
- the dcn gene encoding decorin, encoding MRSACLSLLLVTACWSLPFRQSGFLDFMMEDEAGSGSPEVPIDPXVDILTXXEGPKCPFRCQCHLRVVQCSDLGLKSVPDEIPADSTLLDLQNNKITEIKENDFKTLKGLQTLILVNNQITTIHPKAFIPLGKLQRLYLSKNHLKEMPANMPKSLQELRIHENKITKIKKASFEGMAQVIVMELGSNPLKSAGVEAGAFGALKKVSYIRIADTNLTEIPKGLPSSLSELHLDSNKITKVQADNLKGLKNLAKLGLSYNEISQVENGSLAMVPHLRELHLDNNALTTVPAGLPDHKYIQVIYLHSNKIGVVGTQDFCPPGYNTKKAMYSGISLFSNPVPYWEVQPITFRCVFDRSAIQLGNYRKK